One stretch of Acaryochloris thomasi RCC1774 DNA includes these proteins:
- a CDS encoding DUF932 domain-containing protein, translating into MKEGLTIVEMAQQLQDQASKKRDFVADTRQLEMNADGSITIEAETVERFATSEHTHAQIAQRLNIPTTYYKRMRKDAPDLLSQNVNHWFLERPEPRMLRTLDGTARAFLSNRYRRVDNTAIVQTVLPVISDFGDDLKICSIGLTDSRLYIKVINERMQLDVKVNDAVQAGVIISNSEIGLGSIRIEPLVYRLVCRNGMVIPDRGMKKYHVGRALDNDDDAYEIFTDETKQAEDAALLLKVRDMVKAATSEALFTQIVNQMRDATERKIEGNPVKAVEVLADSFTLNQSEQSDILTHLIQGGDLSQYGLLNAVTRSSQDVEDYDRATELEAMGSQVITLPAAQWKQLATAK; encoded by the coding sequence ATGAAAGAAGGTTTAACGATTGTTGAAATGGCACAGCAACTCCAAGATCAGGCTTCTAAAAAGCGTGACTTTGTTGCTGATACCCGACAACTGGAGATGAACGCCGATGGCTCGATTACTATCGAAGCCGAAACCGTCGAGCGCTTTGCTACCTCTGAACACACCCACGCACAGATTGCTCAACGCCTCAATATTCCGACGACTTACTACAAGCGGATGAGAAAGGACGCGCCGGACTTGCTCTCTCAAAACGTCAACCACTGGTTTTTAGAGCGACCTGAACCCCGAATGCTTCGCACCCTCGACGGCACCGCGAGAGCTTTCCTGAGCAACCGATACCGCCGAGTCGATAATACAGCCATTGTACAGACAGTATTGCCAGTCATCAGTGACTTCGGAGATGACCTGAAAATTTGCAGTATCGGACTTACTGATAGCCGACTCTATATAAAAGTCATCAACGAGCGTATGCAGCTTGATGTAAAAGTCAACGACGCAGTTCAGGCAGGAGTTATCATCAGCAACTCTGAAATCGGGCTAGGCTCTATCCGTATTGAGCCTTTGGTCTATCGCCTTGTGTGTCGAAACGGCATGGTCATTCCTGACCGTGGAATGAAAAAGTATCACGTTGGCCGTGCCCTCGACAATGATGATGATGCTTACGAAATTTTCACCGATGAAACCAAACAGGCTGAAGATGCGGCACTTCTTCTGAAAGTTCGAGACATGGTGAAGGCTGCGACTTCTGAAGCGTTATTCACTCAGATTGTGAATCAGATGAGGGATGCCACCGAGCGCAAAATTGAGGGCAATCCTGTCAAAGCAGTTGAGGTGTTAGCCGATAGCTTCACTCTCAATCAGTCCGAGCAGTCTGATATCCTTACCCACCTTATTCAAGGCGGCGACCTGAGCCAGTACGGACTTCTTAACGCTGTCACGCGATCTTCGCAAGATGTCGAGGACTATGATCGCGCTACCGAACTCGAAGCGATGGGTTCGCAAGTAATAACACTGCCAGCAGCCCAGTGGAAGCAGTTGGCAACTGCTAAGTAA